One Arthrobacter sp. Soc17.1.1.1 DNA segment encodes these proteins:
- a CDS encoding RidA family protein, with translation MASTVTLIRSTALSDVAQYAYAATAPADARLIFLAGSCPLDTAGATVGHGDYAAQAEQCIRNMTTALQDAGATIEDVISTRVLVASTDRDDLVRAWEVVRRAFGTHDVPSTLLGVTVLGYEHQLVEIEAVAAVRD, from the coding sequence ATGGCTTCGACAGTGACTTTGATTCGCTCCACCGCGCTATCTGACGTGGCGCAGTACGCCTACGCGGCCACTGCACCGGCAGATGCTCGACTCATCTTCCTCGCAGGGTCCTGCCCCCTCGACACAGCCGGAGCGACCGTAGGTCACGGTGACTATGCAGCTCAGGCGGAACAGTGCATCAGGAACATGACGACCGCTCTCCAGGACGCTGGAGCCACCATCGAGGACGTGATCAGTACTCGGGTGCTTGTGGCATCAACTGACCGGGATGATCTCGTCCGTGCGTGGGAGGTTGTACGCCGAGCCTTCGGCACCCATGACGTCCCAAGCACCCTCTTGGGCGTGACAGTTCTTGGCTACGAGCACCAACTCGTGGAGATTGAAGCCGTGGCCGCCGTTCGCGACTGA